In the Triticum aestivum cultivar Chinese Spring chromosome 2B, IWGSC CS RefSeq v2.1, whole genome shotgun sequence genome, NNNNNNNNNNNNNNNNNNNNNNNNNNNNNNNNNNNNNNNNNNNNNNNNNNNNNNNNNNNNNNNNNNNNNNNNNNNNNNNNNNNNNNNNNNNNNNNNNNNNNNNNNNNNNNNNNNNNNNNNNNNNNNNNNNNNNNNNNNNNNNNNNNNNNNNNNNNNNNNNNNNNNNNNNNNNNNNNNNNNNNNNNNNNNNNNNNNNNNNNNNNNNNNNNNNNNNNNNNNNNNNNNNNNNNNNNNNNNNNNNNNNNNNNNNNNNNNNNNNNNNNNNNNNNNNNNNNNNNNNNNNNNNNNNNNNNNNNNNNNNGATAGGAGCATGTTTGGCTGCAGAATCAATCTTCAAATTATGTTCTCTTTTCTGATGAACAAAAAAGCATTAAGCAAACCTATTCAAACTCGACAAGATCTCTCTTGTGACGTTCTCATAGTAACCTTCACTCCTTCAGTACTGCTTTGAATGTCGTCCACCAAACCTTTGCAATCCGAAATACTCGTCAGCTTTTGAATGCCCAGATCCGCAGCTATATCGAGAGCCCCGACATACCATGGCTTCTAGAATTGCCTGTCATTTATATCAGGAAACATTGCACATTTATTGTttatatatcaggaacattttttagacatgttttacatttttcaaatacatgattagcaTTTATCAAAACTTATACTTTTTGAGGTCTATTTTTTCTTACACACTGTGCATTTTttatatacatcaggaacattttttatatacacatttaatatttttcaaatacatcatTAAAATATTTTTCATATATCTGTTTTGGGGTCTACTTTTCCCAAacacattttacattttttgcATACTTCAGGAACACTTTTTATATACACGCTTAACATATTTCAAATGCACGATTAACCCTTTTTTTCACACATTGTACAATTTCTCATATACATTAAAACATTTTGTCTATACAGgtctaacatttttcaaatgcgcGATTAACATTTTCCATTTTCATGCACAAAGTGATTTTTCTAATAGATAAGTTTAGAATATTTGGAAATATAAGCAGagtaagaaaagaaagaaaaacgaatgcaaaaaataggaaaagaaaacagaagaaaaaagcgcTGAAGGACTTTAGTCTGCAACGGGCCGGCCCATAGCGGCGGTTGCTTGACATGAGGCATAGTCACGCCCATAATGTTGCTCACAAAAAAAAAGTCACGCCTGTAAAAACAAACATGGAGCACCATCTCCGCCTCAGGACGCTTCATGCACACCCCGCACCGCGATGGCCCTTGCTCGTGCAGAAGGCGGCAATGGTCTATGTAGCACCGAACGACATGACAGAATACAAGGGATCGATTGATGTATTtggatgtttttttttttttgcacagTGCATAAAGCCATAAACAAACATTTGCTTGTTTGTGTAAATTTTCACAATGCTTCTTTCATGGGTGCAACTGAGCGACACAAACCAATTCGGACATGGAAAGAAATGATGGATTCCTGTCTCAGATGAAACGACACATCGCTGCGGCACACTGAATTTGAGGCAGTGGGGCTTTCAGTCGATTAATCCGTTCATCACTATCCTTCCAGCGATGCGGCAACCTCTTTCTCATCTGCAAAGTAGTCTTTCCTGCAAAGAAAATCAACACAAACCGTGGAATCACTTTTCTGAGACATCAAGCAGCAAATGGGAAAACACGAATCAACTTCGTGACAAACCTTATTTTACGGGAAAGCTGATACAAGCCTGTGCCAGCCATTGCAACGTTTACACTGAAAAGGTTCCAGTTTTTCTGGAACATTATAACAATACAAAGGATGAGATGAGCAACGTTAAAATGGAGAATACCACAGAATAAGAAGCAACGTTAAAAATGAGAACACCACAGAATAAGAACAATGGGTGCTCCAACAGAAAAAGGAAACATGCAAAATAAAGAACTCATGTCTCTGATGCCGCCCATTGCTGCTCAGGAATACTTTCAGCACAAGGTAAATAAGAAATCAATATGATAGTTAATAACAAGGAAACTGATTGTCCCTTACTAAGGTCTGGGGTTCAAGGGTACTCAAAAAATGGAACGAGAAGGCTCCGGAATATTAGGCATTTATTCAAAAACAAGCTGAACATTGACAATCAGTCTAGGGAGTAGTTAAAAAAATTATAATATCAGAAGATCAATGCAACAACCAATGTTACAGATTAAATGTACATTCAGATAAGACATAATCCACACCTCCTTAGTGCATAACAGTGAAACCTGATGGTACGTACTGAACAAGCAAGTATCAATGGCTTACCGGTGTAATGACCATGCTGTAGCGTGACCAGATGATTCCAGTGCAAGCAACAGCTGAACAACATACAACAGAAGTAGCATGTGAGCAGTACACAAGAATTACGTAGTAAACAAGTGGGCAATTTGTATGGAACACAAGTGCAGAATTGCCTGGACTACATGGACATACCAACTTGCTGAGGATAGGATATCTTTTCAGGTGGCTTGGCGAAATCGGCAATGTTCGCAATGCTGATACCCCATTTAAATGTTGGAGCCCAAAAATGAACTGCAATGTAGGTATATTGTGTCAGTCTCTTAGGTGCAATAACTTGCTAAATGCACCATGCAATAGATTTTCATGAGATACATTGTTAAATGCACCATCCAACAGATTTCCATTACATTTTAGTGCAAAACCACAAAGTTTGGCATTTGAGTTGGTCCATGATTCACAGTACTGACCAAGAACACATTTACCACAGTACAAACTAGTATAATGTTAAGTTCAATATCGAATAGCCAAGAATGTAGCTCAAGCATGTGAAGACCTTACAAGCAGGAGACCATCTAACTCTCCAAGGTGAAGAAATTGTCTCTTTGGGGCTTGAGAAAACATCAGCCACTATCACTTTAGTCCCTAACTTGTAATCACAAGAACGCAAGATCTTTGCAGGTCTTTCCTTAGTACAAGTTTACCAGGGGGGAATTCAGAAACAAGAGCAAATGAAAAATGTGCAATTGGCAAGAGGATGAAACATTACAGTTCCATGGTTAGCTAAAGGACATCAACTATGTACTCTTTAGGTGCCCCATCGCTAAGTTTGTTTGGAGCTGTATGAGAGATGGATTGTGGTATGGAACATGGCAGGGAGTTCCACCCTCCCTGTTGCACTTTGTGAGGGACATATTCAAATCAAGATATGGACCTTGCTAAAAATATCTAGCCCTAGCCACTATGGCTAATCAGAACACAACGGAATCTGAGGAATAAGTTCTTGGCTAACTCGCTGATGCATCATAATAATATTTTACTTCCACGCAGCAATGTAGGTGCCTACTTCAGTGAAGGTAAGGAGAAGGTGAAACTGGCTAGTATCAGATTCAAATGGGTCATCAGAGAATTGCATCATGAAGCACAGTTGGTGTCTGCAGGAAGGATCTGAAAAATTGCCGCCTCTAGGTTCATTTTGTTTTCAGGTTTTATCTGTGATGTCATCAATATGGCTATTATTCTCGCTGACTTTTTTTCTTCTAGTCATTTTTCAATACAAGGAAGTCATCATCCCGGTCCCATTTAATGAAAAGCAGAGTAACATATAGTAGTTCTGCATTCAAGGGATGTCACAAACCTGGCAAGCCCAACACAAATCAAACTGCACAAGGGAAAAAGCTAAAaggagaaaaaaaattcaaaacgcTCATCGACAGGCAGAATAAGCCAACATTGGCCTTTTAAAGCAACCAATTCAGAACCAGAAAAGGCAACCGTTCTTAGGACAACTGATTTCTCCTAATATTTATGTTGGTCATTCCAAAAGGGGTATCTGGTCGACAAAGCTGGCTGCCTGGTTGCTACTTTTCCATTACTGTTTTGAACTGAACAAAGAATCCCCAACATCACTCTCCTCCTAAATTCTTTAGTCTGGCAATTGGCTATCACTCCTAAGCAATGCTGGTAAGCATCCTACTGTATAAAAAGAAAATGTGCATGCTATCTTGATGTCCATGAAAATCATTACAGAGTGTCTTGGTGCATACAATATCTAAAATAAAGGTGGCAATTGACAAACAAAACAGAAATAACAACTAGAAACTTAAAGGGGGGTTATAATATCACTAACTGGTTTTGGGGCCAGCAGGATGGTTCCAAAAAGCTTGAAGCTTTGAAGAAGCCATTGAAACTAACACGGGCTTCCTGTTTTTTCACACGACCTTGTTTCACTCACTTATTTGCTTTCCCGTGCCCCTACAAGCAAACATAAAATCATATCTGTAAATCTTTGGCATAATACAAGAGTAAAACTCAGTCAGAATATGCCTGTGCAGCAGTTTGGATATTGCCGGGATAATTTTTTTACTCAAGGAGTCAAGTTC is a window encoding:
- the LOC123044574 gene encoding mitochondrial pyruvate carrier 4, with the translated sequence MASSKLQAFWNHPAGPKTIHFWAPTFKWGISIANIADFAKPPEKISYPQQVAVACTGIIWSRYSMVITPKNWNLFSVNVAMAGTGLYQLSRKIRKDYFADEKEVAASLEG